A genomic region of Cannabis sativa cultivar Pink pepper isolate KNU-18-1 chromosome 1, ASM2916894v1, whole genome shotgun sequence contains the following coding sequences:
- the LOC115708170 gene encoding polyol transporter 5, whose amino-acid sequence MSFPYSLDPNKEDNPYHPFPPESESLLSPSSAKVLHQKDGTREKGISKTTSLEDIEDEGSSSSFSHRKIAPINRYALAGAILASTNSVLLGYDIGVMSGAVLFIKEDMKITSTQVEILVGSLNVCSLIGSLASGKTSDWIGRRYTIILAAATFLIGAILMGLAPSYSILLVGRLIAGIGVGYSLMIAPVYVAELSPTLTRGFLTSLPEVFINIGILLGYISNYALSGLPETLNWRLMLGLAAVPAVVVAIGVLAMPESPRWLVMRGRRDEARKVLIKTSETKEEAELRLKEIVEAASFSLGGASSSSAWQGEGVWKEMIFRPSRQLRRILIAAIGVNFFMQASGNDAVVYYSPEVFRDAGIANRRQQVGVTVIMGLAKTSFVLISAFYLDKFGRRPLLLLGSIGIALSLAGLGLGSKYLQYSDEKPIWAIVLCVVAVCSAVSFFSIGLGPITWVYSSEIFPMKFRAQGSSLAISVNRLVSGVVSMTFLSISREISFGGTFFALSAIMVVGTVFFYFFLPETKGKSLEEIGTLFEDRVENDQYKLLLS is encoded by the exons ATGTCATTCCCCTATTCTCTGGATCCTAACAAGGAAGACAATCCTTATCATCCTTTTCCTCCTGAATCAGAATCTCTTTTATCACCATCATCTGCAAAAGTCCTTCACCAAAAAGATGGTACTAGAGAAAAAGGAATAAGCAAAACAACAAGCCTGGAAGACATTGAAGATGAAgggtcttcttcttcattttctcACAGGAAAATTGCACCAATCAATAGATACGCTCTTGCTGGTGCCATTTTGGCTTCCACCAACTCTGTTCTACTAGGCTATG ATATTGGGGTAATGAGTGGAGCTGTGCTTTTCATCAAAGAAGACATGAAAATCACATCGACTCAAGTTGAAATTTTGGTTGGTTCTCTAAATGTATGTTCCTTAATCGGCTCCCTAGCTTCAGGCAAGACCTCAGATTGGATAGGGAGGCGTTACACCATAATCCTCGCCGCCGCCACATTCCTAATCGGCGCCATCCTAATGGGTCTCGCCCCATCATATTCAATTCTCCTCGTCGGAAGATTAATCGCCGGAATAGGCGTCGGCTACTCCCTAATGATTGCCCCGGTCTACGTCGCTGAGCTTTCCCCAACTCTGACCCGCGGATTCCTCACCTCCCTCCCTGAGGTCTTCATCAATATCGGAATTTTACTCGGCTACATCTCCAATTACGCTCTGTCGGGCCTACCAGAAACTTTAAATTGGCGACTCATGCTAGGACTTGCGGCGGTTCCAGCGGTGGTGGTCGCGATCGGGGTTTTGGCGATGCCAGAATCGCCTCGGTGGCTGGTAATGCGAGGAAGGAGAGACGAGGCGAGGAAGGTCCTAATCAAAACCTCAGAGACGAAAGAGGAAGCCGAACTGAGATTGAAGGAGATCGTCGAAGCGGCGTCGTTTTCCCTCGGCGGTGCTTCTTCAAGCAGTGCATGGCAAGGAGAAGGAGTTTGGAAGGAGATGATTTTCAGACCTTCGAGACAGCTTCGACGGATCCTAATTGCTGCCATTGGAGTCAATTTCTTCATGCAAGCTTCAGGAAACGACGCCGTTGTGTATTACAGCCCCGAGGTTTTCAGAGACGCTGGCATCGCGAACAGAAGACAGCAAGTAGGAGTGACCGTCATAATGGGCCTTGCCAAGACCTCATTCGTTTTAATTTCAGCCTTTTACTTGGACAAGTTTGGTCGACGACCGCTTTTGTTATTGGGCTCAATTGGGATAGCCTTGTCATTAGCTGGGTTGGGCCTGGGTTCTAAGTATCTCCAGTATTCAGATGAGAAGCCCATTTGGGCTATAGTTCTTTGCGTTGTAGCTGTTTGCTCAGCGGTTTCGTTCTTTTCTATTGGGCTTGGGCCCATAACATGGGTGTACTCGTCGGAGATCTTTCCAATGAAGTTTCGAGCCCAAGGTTCTAGCTTGGCAATTTCTGTGAACAGATTGGTAAGTGGGGTTGTGTCCATGACATTTTTAAGCATCTCTAGGGAGATATCGTTTGGGGGAACATTTTTTGCTTTGTCTGCAATAATGGTAGTTGGTACCGTTTTCTTTTACTTCTTTTTACCTGAAACCAAAGGTAAGAGCTTAGAAGAGATTGGGACCCTATTCGAGGATCGAGTGGAAAATGACCAATACAAGCTTCTTCTTTCTTGA
- the LOC115704823 gene encoding uncharacterized protein LOC115704823 yields MVSASLSLLHSTAFSDSSSSSSSIPTRRTGSNPNPSLRYSNILKLAPLKVKAVASSSASSPSPLEDGSADQFSQSSSIADFMRFKRGAVDVSNGELQTAVVSYRKKFPWSILQPFLQVDLVSTIHIADKEYFKTLQEELESYDCVLYEMVASRESLENRRNSAVTKKLRSSRSRGFNILGCIQRQMARILTLDFQLDCLDYEAENWYHADLDFETFKLLQMEKGESFFSFARDMTLKSTKAMIQSASVREDLGPWRSKLLWASRVLPMPLVGLLIIGGVCADGESQSSEFPELEALSRLDFGAAMKVFLAKRLTSEFTQVTADVEESSVIIGERNRAAIEALNKSLDEGNNRIAILYGGGHMPDLGRRLREDFDLVPSRVRWITAWSIRNKDLKSNSIPFLKKMAEISGWPLNRYQTLALLIFSSVLALDLWFWELFFGTTVNWISQFASDFMYYVDNAQLL; encoded by the exons ATGGTCTCCGCCTCACTATCATTACTCCACTCCACTGCTTTCTCCgattcatcatcatcttcttcttccatACCCACCAGAAGAACTGGGTCCAACCCCAACCCTTCCCTCAGATATTCCAACATTCTTAAATTAGCTCCCTTGAAGGTGAAGGCTGTTGCTTCCTCCTCTGCTTCATCACCATCGCCACTCGAGGATGGCTCTGCTGACCAGTTCTCGCAGAGTAGTTCAATTGCTGATTTTATGAGATTCAAACGGGGTGCTGTTGATGTCAGTAATGGCGAATTGCAGACTGCCGTTGTTTCTTACAGGAAGAAGTTTCCTTGGTCAATTTTGCAGCCTTTTCTTCAG GTTGATTTGGTTTCCACCATTCACATCGCGGACAAAGA GTACTTTAAGACCCTTCAGGAGGAACTTGAGTCCTATGATTGTGTCCTTTATGAGATGGTAGCCAGCAGGGAGAGTTTAGAGAATAGAAGGAATTCAGCTGTAACAAAGAAGCTGAGAAGTTCCCGGTCTAGAGGATTTAACATTCTAGGATGCATTCAGCGACAAATGGCTCGAATTCTGACACTTGATTTCCAATTAGATTGTTTAGATTATGAGGCTGAAAATTGGTACCATGCTGATCTCGACTTTGAAACCTTCAAGTTACTTCAG ATGGAAAAAGGTGAAAGCTTTTTCTCCTTTGCAAGAGATATGACTCTTAAATCCACAAAAGCTATGATTCAGTCTGCTTCAGTTCGAGAAGACCTTGGTCCTTGGAGATCAAAGCTTCTATGGGCGTCAAGGGTGCTTCCTATGCCACTAGTTGGCCTACTCATCATTGGGGGTGTCTGTGCAGACGGTGAAAGTCAGTCATCAGAGTTTCCAGAGCTTGAAGCCTTGTCTAGGCTAGATTTTGGTGCTGCAATGAAAGTCTTCCTAGCAAAAAGATTAACTTCTGA ATTTACACAGGTGACAGCTGATGTAGAAGAGAGTTCGGTCATAATTGGTGAAAGAAACAGAGCAGCAATTGAGGCGCTTAACAAGTCGCTTGATGAGGGCAACAACAGGATTGCAATACTCTATGGAGGTGGCCACATGCCAGACTTGGGACGGCGTCTAAGAGAGGATTTTGATCTTGTTCCGTCTCGTGTGCGGTGGATAACGGCTTGGTCAATAAGGAACAAAGACTTGAAGAGcaattccattccatttctgAAGAAAATGGCTGAAATTTCAGGTTGGCCATTGAACCGCTATCAGACTTTGGCATTGCTTATATTTTCTTCAGTTCTAGCATTGGATCTCTGGTTCTGGGAGCTCTTTTTCGGTACGACAGTGAATTGGATTTCCCAATTTGCTTCAGATTTCATGTACTATGTTGATAATGCACAACTATTATGA
- the LOC133030354 gene encoding uncharacterized protein LOC133030354: MQRSRDQRSRSTKPTTIHAYAHSGDLSGFQKLLRENPSLLNERNAVMAQTPLHVAAGNNRTDIVKFLLELTGPHEVELEAKNMYGETPLHMAAKNGCNDAARMLLAHGAFIEAKANNGMTPLHLAVWYSLLYEDCSTVKTLLESNADCSAEDNEGITPINHLSKGSANNKLRELLYSYLEEQRKRKAIEACSETKVKMDELENELSNIVGLNDLKTQLRKWAKGMLLDERRRALGLKVGTRRPPHMAFLGNPGTGKTMVARILGRLLHMVGILPTDKVTEVQRTDLVGEFVGHTGPKTRKRIKDAEGGILFVDEAYRLIPMQKADDKDYGLEALEEIMSVMDSGKIVVIFAGYSEPMKRVIASNEGFCRRVTKFFQFNDFTSDELATILQIKMNNQTEDSILYGFKLHSFCSVEAISELIQRETTVKQRQGMNGGIIDPMLVNARENLDLRLNFDCIDTEELRTITLEDLEAGIQLLTQ; this comes from the exons ATGCAGAGGTCTCGAGATCAGCGTTCAAGATCTACTAAACCCACCACCATTCATGCCTACGCCCACTCCGGTGATCTTAGTGGATTTCAGAAGCTTCTTCGGGAGAATCCTTCGCTTCTCAACGAGAGAAATGCTGTT ATGGCACAAACTCCCCTACATGTTGCTGCTGGTAACAATAGGACCGACATAGTTAAGTTTCTTCTTGAGTTAACAGGGCCACATGAAGTTGAATTGGAAGCCAAGAATATG TATGGAGAAACTCCTCTGCACATGGCTGCAAAGAATGGGTGCAATGATGCTGCTCGAATGCTTCTCGCTCATGGTGCTTTTATTGAGGCCAAAGCAAAT AATGGCATGACTCCATTACACCTTGCAGTCTGGTACTCTCTACTCTATGAAGATTGCTCTACTGTCAAAACATTGCTCGAGTCTAATGCTGATTGTAGTGCTGAGGACAAT GAGGGAATAACTCCTATAAATCATCTCTCCAAAGGGTCTGCTAATAATAAATTGAGGGAATTATTATACTCGTACCTTGAAGAGCAAAGAAAGAGAAAAGCTATTGAAGCATGCAGTGAAACTAAGGTTAAGATGGATGAGCTAGAAAATGAACTGTCAAATATAGTTGGCTTGAATGATCTCAAAACACAATTACGAAAATGGGCAAAAGGAATGCTTTTGGATGAGAGGCGTAGGGCCCTCGGTCTGAAAGTTGGCACCCGAAGGCCTCCTCATATGGCCTTTCTGGGTAACCCTGGAACAG GTAAGACCATGGTAGCTCGCATTCTTGGAAGATTACTCCATATGGTAGGAATTCTACCCACTGACAAAGTAACAGAAGTACAGCGAACAGATTTAGTAGGGGAATTTGTAGGTCATACTGGACCGAAGACTAGAAAGAGG ATAAAAGATGCAGAGGGAGGTATTCTATTTGTGGACGAGGCTTACCGTCTAATACCCATGCAGAAGGCGGATGATAAGGACTACGGGTTAGAGGCATTAGAGGAAATCATGTCTGTCATGGACAGTGGAAAGATAGTGGTCATATTTGCTGGGTATAGTGAACCGATGAAACGTGTAATTGCTTCAAACGAAGGTTTCTGCAGACGGGTGACCAAGTTTTTCCAATTTAATGACTTCACTTCAGATGAATTGGCCACTATTCTTCAAATTAAGATGAATAATCAAACAGAGGATAGCATATTATATGGTTTTAAGTTGCACTCTTTCTGCAGTGTAGAAGCTATATCAGAATTGATACAGAGAGAAACAACAGTGAAGCAGCGTCAGGGGATGAATGGAGGGATAATAGATCCGATGCTTGTAAATGCGAGAGAGAACTTAGATCTCAGGCTCAACTTTGACTGCATAGACACCGAAGAACTACGAACAATTACCTTAGAGGATTTAGAAGCCGGAATCCAGCTTTTGACACAATGA